Genomic window (Leptospira kanakyensis):
AATTTTTAGAACGAGTAGAAGGGAAATTCCTGCGGCTCCAAAACTCCCTACACGACTATCTTTCATGATTCTCAGTATGTCTTCTCGTTTCCAACCACCGCCAATTCCATCACAAAAATCAGAAAACCCATCTTCATGAAATGCTCCAGTTAGGATTAACAAAAATCCAAGGGACAATACAAAGGAAACGGAAGGCCCGAGGAATGTATGAAAAATGGTGAAAACGATCCATTGTAAGGATCCGAGTAGGATACCAACGGACGGCGAATACTTAATTGATTTATGTAACCATTCTTCTTTAAAACCAATCCATTTGGGCGAAGGAATTCTCGAAAGAAAAGATAAACAAACAAAGAATAGGCGAATTTCTGTTACGATTGTTTGCATAGATAAATTATTTTGAATCCGTATTACTTACTCCGGCATCGGCAAAGGATGCCATTTCGTTTAGAAATTTTACACTTAGTTCAATGAGTGGATACGCGGCGAGTGCACCACTTCCTTCTCCTAAACGAAGGTTGAGTCTAAGGAGTGGTCTTTGTTTCCAATGATCCAATACGACAGTATGCCCTTCTTCTTCGGATAGGTGGGAAAAAATGGCATAGTCTTTGACAGTTGGGTTTAGTGCAAAAGCAATTGCAAATGCGGCTGTGGAAATAAAACCATCGACTACAAAAGTTTTTCTATGTGCTGCTGCTCCGATCATAGCCCCGGACATCATACCAATTTCAAAACCACCAAATTCAGAAAGTATTTCTAATGGATCTTTTAGTTTTCCAGTTCTATTGAATGCTTCAGAAAGAATTTTAAATTTATTTTCTTTTCCGCTGTTATTGAGTCCAGTTCCCCTTCCAACAAGTTTTCTAAGTGGAATGTCTGTTAAATGCGATAAGATGAGAGATGCTGAAGATGTGTTGCCAATCCCCATTTCACCAAATAAAAATATATTGGTTGATTCGTATTTTGTTTCGTTTATGAGTTCTACACCACTTAAAATTGTCTCTTTAGCTTCTTCCAATGACATCGCTTTTGATTTTAAAAAGTTGGAAGTTCCTTTTCGGATTTTTCTTTCGGTTGGTTTTGGCGCATTCCCTTCCCAATCATGATCCACTCCCGCATCCACAACTTCCATATCGATATGACTGTGTTTGGCGAAGACATTCGCACAGGCTCCACCTGATAAAAAATTTAACACCATCTGCCAGGTAACATCTTTTGGGTATAAAGAAACTGGTTCTTCTGTGATTCCATGGTCTCCGGCAAAAAGGATGAGCTTTGGATTTTTTAACTCTGGGGAAGTGGTGTTTTGGATTTCCGCTAGTTGTAAGGCAAGGGTTTCCAAATCACCTAAGGAACCCAAAGGTTTGGTTTTGTTGTCTATTTTATTGCGGATGGACTTTCGCAAAACATCAGTTACAGGAGAAATGGAAGGTAGGGAAAATGGTGACATAAACAAAACCAATCTAAAAGAACCAGTATCGACTTCCATCGTTTTTGGGCTTGGACGGGACAGGGAGGTTTGGGAATTGGCAATTTGGGCCGAAAAAAACCGAAATTCTATCCTTGGGGCGCTTTACGTAGGAAGCCATTGGAGTTACTATGTCACCAAGCCATGGAAGATTTCGCCCACCTTCACTTACATACTACCTATTCCATGCTCGACGGAGCCATACGGATCAGCGATCTCATGAAACGTGTGAAGGAACTTGGCATGAGTTCTGTCGCCATTACAGACCATGGGAACATGTATGGGGCCATTGAATTCTACAAAGAGGCCGTCAAACATGATGTTAAACCCATTATTGGTTGTGAGTTTTATGTAACTCCTTCCAGAAGTGCCGAAACAGAGTTAGATGAAATTGCAGACGGTGGTGCTTATCATATCATCTTACTTTGTAAAAACGAAACGGGTTACAGAAACATCATCAAATTAGCAAGTCGATCCTTTACGGAAGGTTTTTATCGCAAACCAAGGATTGATTACGATTTATTAGAACGACATAGTGAAGGTCTTGTTTGTTTGACTGCTTGTCTTGCCGGAGAAGTCAACCGAAAGATCTTAGAAGGCAAAGAAGATAAAGCGTATGCGTTAGCTGGTAAATTACATGAAATTTTTCGCAAAGAAGATTTTTATTTAGAAATCCAAGACCATGGAATTCCGGAACAACGAACTGTGGCTGAAGCGGTTATGGGATTTTCCAAACGAACTGGAATTCCACTCGTTCTTACCAACGACTCTCACTTTTTAACAAAAGATGATAGAGAAGCGCAAGATATCTTACTTCGCATCGGTATGCGTAAAAACATCGATGATGAAATGCGATTTGGATTTAATGATAATTTTTATGTAAAATCTCCCGCTGAAATGATCGGACTTTTCCCTGATCATACAGATGCATTTTATAATACCTTAGCCATTCGAGATAAATGTTCTCTTAACTTTCAATTTGGAAATCCCTTATTACCTCCTTTTGAAGTACCAGCAGGTTTTGATACCGATAGTTATTTAGAAAAACTGGTGTGGGAAGGAATCAAAGAAAAATACCAAGAGATCACTCCTATTGTAAAAGAAAGAACAGAGTATGAGATGCAGACGATTCGAAATATGCATTTTGCCGGATACTTTCTCATTGTTCAGGATTATATTAACTTTGCAAGAAGAGCTGGAATCCCAGTGGGCCCAGGACGAGGTTCTGCTGCAGGATCAATCATTGCATACGCGCTTGGAATTACAAACGTAGATCCCATTCGTTATAACTTGCTTTTTGAAAGATTTCTCAATCCTGATAGAAAGGATATGCCCGATATTGATACGGATTTTTGTGTAGAAAGACGAGAAGAAGTAATTAATTACATCAAACATCGGTATGGTGAGAACCGTGTGGGACAAATCATCACCTTTGGATCTCTTGCTGCAAAAGCGGCGATCAAAGACGTGGCTCGAGTATTTAATGTTCCATTTTCAGAAGTAAACGAGATGAGTAAATTGTTTCCCAAAAAATTGGGAATTACCATCCAGGAAGCTGTTGATACATCCAAAGATCTTAAAGACATTGCCGAAAAATCTGATATAAACAAAAAAGTTTTTTATATTGCTCAGAAGTTAGAGGGTAACTACCGTCAGGTGGGAAGGCATGCTGCAGGTGTTGTGATTGCACCAACGGCCCTCGAAGAAATTGTTCCATTGTCCACGGTCAGTGAACCTGGTAGAGATGGTCGTTCCATTGTCACTCAGTACGATAAAAATATGTCGGAACAAGTGGGACTGATCAAAATGGATATTTTAGGTTTAAAAAACTTAACTACCATCCATCATGCAACCAAACTCATCGAAAAACGTCATGGGATCTTACTTGATTTAGATAAAATTCCGCTCGATGATCCGGCCACATTTAGTTTGTTACGAAAGGCAAATGTACTTGGGATATTCCAGTTGGATTCTTCTTCTGGAATTCGTGATCTTTTTGCCAAAGCACAAGTACAAAAATTTGAAGAGATTGCCGCCTTGCTTGCGTTATATCGTCCAGGTCCAATGGGATCGGGGATGTTGGATGACTATTTAGATCGTAAAAACGGGAAAAAGAAAGTTGTTTTTCCGCATGAAAGTTTAGCAGAAGTTTTGGGCGAAACCTACGGAGTGGTTGTTTACCAAGAGCAGGTAATGGGTATTTCACGAATTATGGGTGGATACTCGGTGGGAGATTCGGATGTTCTTCGTAAGGCGATGGCCAAAAAAGACAAATCTAAACTTCCAGCATTAAAAGAGAAGTTTGTGAAAGGTGCGATCGAAAAAAAGATCAACGAAAAACTTGCCATAGAACTTTTTGAACAGTTAGAAAAATTTGGTGAGTATGGATTTAATAAATCTCACTCAGTGGCTTATGCATTTGTCACTTACCAAACTGCTTTTTTAAAAGCCAATTATTCTATTGAATACTTAACAGCTCTATTATCTGGAGATCATTCAAAAATCACCGATGTTGTGAAATACATCAACAACGCTAAGGAAATGGGGATACGCATTTTAGGACCTGATGTCAAAGAATCAGGAATCTCTTTTGAAATCACTGATGATAAAACCGTAAGATTTGGTTTGTCCTCTATCAAAGGTGTGGGAGAACTTGCTGCTGAAAATATCATTTCCAATCGAAAATCCATCGGTGGGTACAAACAACTTGGTGACTTCACCAAAAAATTGGATACAAGACTTGCTAACAAAAAAGTACTCGAGTCCCTTGCGCAAGGTGGTGCTTTCGATTCCTTTGGTTATACACGAAAAACAGTTTTTGAATCTACTGATATCATTCTAAGTTACTCTAATAAAAAACAGGCGGAAGAAAAAGAAGGCCAGTTTTCTTTGTTTGGTGGTGCCAATGGCGGAGGGGAAGAGGAACTGAATCTTCCAAAAGATGGACTTGAGTGGAATGGTGATGAGTTACTCAAAAGAGAAAAGGAAACAACTGGACTTTATTTGTCAGGCCACCCCCTAGATAAATTTACAGAACAATTAAAAACTCTAAAACCGACTACCATAGAAAACTTAGAAGAGGTTCGTCCCAAATCAAAGGTAGAAATCGCTGGAGTTCTTTCTAAAAAAGTAGTCAAACTCACTAAGAAAAAAGAAGAGTTTGTGAACTTTATGTTGGAAGACCAAACCGGCGAAATTGAGTGTGTGGCTTTTCCTAAAACTTATGCCGAATTCAAACATTTATTCACAGAAGACAATACAGTTTTTATCAGAGGGATTTTAGAACGCCTAGATGCCGACGAATCAGAGTTAAAAGGTCAGATCATTGTCAATAAACTCGAGGAACTAAATTCGGTTACCATCGAAAAGAAAATGGAAAAAACACTCCATTTAACAATCAACATGATGGATGAAAAAAATAGAGATGTGATTTTGAAATTACAAGATGTTCTTTCCGTACATCGTGGTGCGTCTTCTGTGTTCTTCCATCTGATTGGAAATGGGGATGAAAAAAAAGTCATTCGTGCTCATGATCATTTTTCGATAGATATTACTCCTGATCTGATGAAGATGTTAACCGACATACTTGGAAAAGGAACAGTTCGTTATACCGTTGGTGAAGAAGTAAGAGTTTACGGATAAAAATTGTGGAGGGTAACTCTATATCCTTAAACTTACTACTCGAGTTTCTTTGGATGGGATCTGGCTCTGTATTTTGTTTGATCTGGTCACTTTCTAATTTAATTCAAAATCGAAAGGTATCTGGATTTGTCTGGTCTTTTATTCTATTTTCCACTGGGCTATGGTTACTCACCGGCGCATTTATGTTCACCGGGTTTTATAAATACTTTCCATCCATTACACTTGTTCATATTCCCTTTGTATTTCTATCTTCTACATTACTCTATTTGTATTTAGAATATTTGTTTTTGGAAAAACAAATTCAAATTAAGATTTATCATTTTTTTCCGGCAATCATCGCAATTTTCTTTTTGATTCCATTTTATTCAGAATCGGATCCGAAACGATTGGAGTTTTTAGAACAATTGACCCAAACAGAATATGGGTCTGTGATCGTTGGTTTGAATTTTGGAATTAAACTTTCTATCTTGTTTTCCGTAGGATTATTTCTTTTGAAAGAATGGATACCAAATGTTAGGTTGTCTGTTTTCTTTTCTAAAAAAGCAATTTATTCTCTAATATTCATTCTTCTCATTTGGATTGATCTTTTGTTAGGAAGTATTGGATTCACTTTTCAAATTCCTTTTTTTCGTAAACTCAGTGCTTATCTGCTTCCGGTTTTAATGTATTTCTATTACTTTACCCGCGAACTTTGGACACCCTTTGTATCCGATGTTCGTGATAGCATCCAAAGAAATAAATATGAAAAATCTAAATTGGTGTCGGTTCAATTAGAAACGATTGACCAAAGATTGTATGAACTAATGCGAGAAAAAGTGTATTGTGATGAAGACTTAAGCCTTTCCAAATTAGCAGAGATGGCAGAAGTCAAACCTGGTCAACTTTCGGAATACTTTCACAAACGATATGGGTTTGGATTTTATCAATACATCAATCAATATAGGATCGATGAGGCAAAACGTTTGTTATTGGAATCAGAAGAGAGATCGATTCTCTCCATTGCCGATTCTGTTGGTTTTAATTCTAAGTCAACTTTCAACCGTGTATTTTTGGAAACTGTTGGAGCCACACCAACGGAGTTTCGTAAACAATCAAAACTTAGTTAAACTGATTTAAATTCTAAGTCTCAAAGAATTCGCCAAGACGACAGACTTAAAATTCTTAATTAAAATGGTTTTCGTAACGAGGAAATTCAATGCGAACCATGATTGATTTTTATTTAGATCTTCCGGCAAAATTCGGGCACAAAAATGCTTTTGCGACCCGAACCGG
Coding sequences:
- a CDS encoding helix-turn-helix domain-containing protein, which gives rise to MEGNSISLNLLLEFLWMGSGSVFCLIWSLSNLIQNRKVSGFVWSFILFSTGLWLLTGAFMFTGFYKYFPSITLVHIPFVFLSSTLLYLYLEYLFLEKQIQIKIYHFFPAIIAIFFLIPFYSESDPKRLEFLEQLTQTEYGSVIVGLNFGIKLSILFSVGLFLLKEWIPNVRLSVFFSKKAIYSLIFILLIWIDLLLGSIGFTFQIPFFRKLSAYLLPVLMYFYYFTRELWTPFVSDVRDSIQRNKYEKSKLVSVQLETIDQRLYELMREKVYCDEDLSLSKLAEMAEVKPGQLSEYFHKRYGFGFYQYINQYRIDEAKRLLLESEERSILSIADSVGFNSKSTFNRVFLETVGATPTEFRKQSKLS
- the cobT gene encoding nicotinate-nucleotide--dimethylbenzimidazole phosphoribosyltransferase produces the protein MSPFSLPSISPVTDVLRKSIRNKIDNKTKPLGSLGDLETLALQLAEIQNTTSPELKNPKLILFAGDHGITEEPVSLYPKDVTWQMVLNFLSGGACANVFAKHSHIDMEVVDAGVDHDWEGNAPKPTERKIRKGTSNFLKSKAMSLEEAKETILSGVELINETKYESTNIFLFGEMGIGNTSSASLILSHLTDIPLRKLVGRGTGLNNSGKENKFKILSEAFNRTGKLKDPLEILSEFGGFEIGMMSGAMIGAAAHRKTFVVDGFISTAAFAIAFALNPTVKDYAIFSHLSEEEGHTVVLDHWKQRPLLRLNLRLGEGSGALAAYPLIELSVKFLNEMASFADAGVSNTDSK
- the dnaE gene encoding DNA polymerase III subunit alpha, translated to MEDFAHLHLHTTYSMLDGAIRISDLMKRVKELGMSSVAITDHGNMYGAIEFYKEAVKHDVKPIIGCEFYVTPSRSAETELDEIADGGAYHIILLCKNETGYRNIIKLASRSFTEGFYRKPRIDYDLLERHSEGLVCLTACLAGEVNRKILEGKEDKAYALAGKLHEIFRKEDFYLEIQDHGIPEQRTVAEAVMGFSKRTGIPLVLTNDSHFLTKDDREAQDILLRIGMRKNIDDEMRFGFNDNFYVKSPAEMIGLFPDHTDAFYNTLAIRDKCSLNFQFGNPLLPPFEVPAGFDTDSYLEKLVWEGIKEKYQEITPIVKERTEYEMQTIRNMHFAGYFLIVQDYINFARRAGIPVGPGRGSAAGSIIAYALGITNVDPIRYNLLFERFLNPDRKDMPDIDTDFCVERREEVINYIKHRYGENRVGQIITFGSLAAKAAIKDVARVFNVPFSEVNEMSKLFPKKLGITIQEAVDTSKDLKDIAEKSDINKKVFYIAQKLEGNYRQVGRHAAGVVIAPTALEEIVPLSTVSEPGRDGRSIVTQYDKNMSEQVGLIKMDILGLKNLTTIHHATKLIEKRHGILLDLDKIPLDDPATFSLLRKANVLGIFQLDSSSGIRDLFAKAQVQKFEEIAALLALYRPGPMGSGMLDDYLDRKNGKKKVVFPHESLAEVLGETYGVVVYQEQVMGISRIMGGYSVGDSDVLRKAMAKKDKSKLPALKEKFVKGAIEKKINEKLAIELFEQLEKFGEYGFNKSHSVAYAFVTYQTAFLKANYSIEYLTALLSGDHSKITDVVKYINNAKEMGIRILGPDVKESGISFEITDDKTVRFGLSSIKGVGELAAENIISNRKSIGGYKQLGDFTKKLDTRLANKKVLESLAQGGAFDSFGYTRKTVFESTDIILSYSNKKQAEEKEGQFSLFGGANGGGEEELNLPKDGLEWNGDELLKREKETTGLYLSGHPLDKFTEQLKTLKPTTIENLEEVRPKSKVEIAGVLSKKVVKLTKKKEEFVNFMLEDQTGEIECVAFPKTYAEFKHLFTEDNTVFIRGILERLDADESELKGQIIVNKLEELNSVTIEKKMEKTLHLTINMMDEKNRDVILKLQDVLSVHRGASSVFFHLIGNGDEKKVIRAHDHFSIDITPDLMKMLTDILGKGTVRYTVGEEVRVYG